In Paraburkholderia phenazinium, the following are encoded in one genomic region:
- a CDS encoding extracellular solute-binding protein, which produces MRLVKFRLPRAAWTISCASATRQAATRAAPAFAAALLGALSLAVTPAHAASAIAQYDQPKYPANFTHFDYADPDAPANGYLSFENHDELQSYDSLNPFLVRGAPAPDIANLMFDTLMQRSWDELASEYALIADDVEVAPDQTSATFHINPAARFSNGDPITADDVKYSLDTLKSPQASPLLNSQFAIIKSATVLNKSTIRFDFVHPERDAPLIAGDLPVFSPKWGMTADGKRPPFDQISTAAPIASGPYLIAQRKNDKDIEYVRNPDYWAANLPTRRGMYRFERIRFKLYVDQYTQLEAFKAGDADVKVEYSATQWARKYVGKNFDNGLLKQVNVPDGPAQMQGLLINLRKPMFQDVRVRHALTLAFDYDWMNRMMFYGQYVRTNSYFDASPFGAKGMPGPKELALLDPFKASLPAEVFGPMTMQPNTLPPNSLRSNLRQARDLLAQAGWHYRDGALRDANGTPMNIEIIDDQPGMDRLLLPYMQALGMLGIQAHMREIDSALYQKRLDNFEYDMTTYIYNPVTIPGAELERRFGSAAASQIGSENYPGIKSKAVDAMVRAALAANTLDDLEAATRALDRILINEYYLVPEYYAPNTRIGYKTTLAYPKVIPTTYQAEDWIIDYWYKKPQAALSAATPVSAPSAAN; this is translated from the coding sequence ATGAGACTTGTGAAGTTTCGGTTGCCGCGCGCTGCATGGACGATCTCTTGCGCATCGGCGACACGGCAAGCCGCCACGCGCGCCGCGCCGGCTTTCGCTGCCGCACTGCTTGGCGCATTGAGTCTGGCCGTCACGCCGGCCCATGCCGCCTCTGCGATCGCCCAATACGATCAGCCCAAATATCCCGCCAATTTCACGCATTTCGACTACGCGGATCCGGACGCGCCGGCCAACGGCTATCTGAGCTTCGAGAACCACGACGAACTGCAGAGCTACGACTCGCTCAATCCGTTCCTGGTACGCGGCGCGCCCGCCCCGGACATCGCCAACCTGATGTTCGATACGCTGATGCAGCGTAGCTGGGACGAACTCGCCTCCGAGTACGCGTTGATCGCGGACGATGTCGAAGTGGCGCCGGACCAGACTTCGGCGACCTTCCACATCAATCCGGCCGCACGCTTTTCGAACGGCGACCCGATTACGGCCGACGACGTCAAGTACTCGCTCGATACGCTGAAAAGCCCGCAGGCCTCGCCGCTCCTGAACTCGCAGTTCGCGATCATCAAGAGCGCGACCGTGCTCAACAAGTCGACCATTCGCTTCGACTTCGTGCATCCGGAGCGCGACGCGCCCCTGATCGCCGGCGATCTTCCGGTGTTCTCGCCGAAGTGGGGCATGACGGCCGACGGCAAGCGTCCGCCGTTCGATCAGATTTCGACCGCGGCGCCGATTGCGAGCGGTCCTTACCTGATCGCCCAGCGCAAGAACGACAAGGACATCGAATACGTTCGCAATCCCGACTATTGGGCGGCGAACCTGCCGACGCGGCGCGGCATGTACCGCTTCGAGCGCATCCGTTTCAAGCTTTACGTGGACCAGTACACGCAGCTCGAGGCCTTCAAGGCCGGCGACGCGGACGTCAAGGTCGAGTACAGCGCGACGCAATGGGCCCGCAAATACGTCGGCAAGAACTTCGACAACGGCCTGCTCAAGCAGGTCAACGTGCCGGACGGCCCGGCCCAGATGCAGGGCCTCCTGATCAACCTGCGCAAGCCGATGTTCCAGGACGTGCGAGTCCGTCACGCGCTCACGCTGGCGTTCGACTATGACTGGATGAACCGGATGATGTTCTACGGCCAGTACGTGCGCACCAACAGCTATTTCGACGCCAGCCCGTTCGGCGCGAAGGGCATGCCGGGACCGAAGGAACTGGCCTTGCTCGATCCGTTCAAGGCGAGCTTGCCGGCTGAAGTGTTCGGACCGATGACGATGCAGCCCAACACGCTGCCGCCGAACTCGCTGCGCAGCAACCTGCGCCAGGCCCGCGACCTGCTGGCGCAAGCCGGCTGGCACTATCGCGACGGCGCGCTGCGCGACGCCAACGGCACGCCGATGAACATCGAGATCATCGACGACCAGCCCGGCATGGACCGGCTGCTGCTGCCCTACATGCAGGCGCTCGGCATGCTCGGCATCCAGGCGCACATGCGCGAGATCGACAGCGCGTTGTACCAGAAGCGGCTCGACAACTTCGAGTACGACATGACCACCTATATCTACAACCCGGTGACGATTCCGGGTGCGGAGCTGGAGCGCCGGTTCGGCAGCGCGGCAGCCTCGCAGATCGGTTCGGAGAACTATCCGGGGATCAAGTCGAAGGCGGTTGATGCGATGGTCCGCGCGGCGCTGGCAGCCAATACGCTTGACGATCTGGAAGCGGCCACGCGCGCGCTCGACCGCATTCTCATCAACGAGTACTACCTCGTGCCCGAGTACTACGCGCCGAACACGCGCATCGGTTACAAGACGACACTTGCCTATCCGAAGGTTATCCCGACCACGTATCAGGCCGAGGACTGGATCATTGACTACTGGTACAAGAAACCGCAGGCCGCACTCAGTGCAGCCACGCCGGTTTCCGCGCCGTCCGCAGCAAACTGA
- a CDS encoding microcin C ABC transporter permease YejB, with amino-acid sequence MLAYILRRLLLMVPTLIGVVTLTFVVTQFVPGGPVEQVMTQLRHGKSRGGEAGAGGGGYHGSQGVDPQQLEQIKKQFGFDKPPLTRYFLMMKNYATFNLGQSYYQHDSVWEVIKSKLPVSITLGLWTVLLTYVISVPLGIAKAVRNGSRFDTVTSVLVLAGYAIPGFVLGVLLLMLFGGGTFWQVFPMRGLTSDNFQDLSLVGKALDYLWHIVLPVTASVVGNFAVVTILTKNTFLEEIGRQYVLTARAKGAPERDVLWKHVLRNAAIPLLTGLPAAFVGAFLNGNLLIETLFSLDGMGQLSYDSVIRRDYPVVLGSLFLFTLIGLVTKLIADVCYVLVDPRIQFNRLGR; translated from the coding sequence ATGCTTGCTTACATTCTTAGACGTCTGTTGTTGATGGTGCCGACCCTGATCGGCGTCGTGACCCTGACCTTTGTCGTCACGCAGTTCGTGCCGGGTGGGCCGGTCGAACAGGTGATGACGCAACTCCGCCACGGCAAAAGCCGTGGCGGAGAGGCGGGGGCGGGCGGTGGCGGCTATCACGGCAGCCAGGGTGTCGATCCTCAGCAGCTCGAACAGATCAAGAAGCAGTTCGGCTTCGACAAGCCGCCGCTCACGCGCTACTTCCTGATGATGAAGAACTACGCGACCTTCAATCTCGGGCAGTCCTACTATCAGCACGACAGCGTGTGGGAGGTGATCAAGTCCAAGCTGCCGGTCTCCATCACACTCGGCTTATGGACGGTGCTGCTGACCTATGTGATATCGGTGCCGTTGGGCATTGCGAAAGCAGTGCGCAACGGCTCCCGCTTCGACACCGTGACCAGCGTGCTGGTGCTGGCCGGCTACGCTATTCCGGGCTTCGTGCTGGGCGTGCTGCTGCTGATGCTGTTCGGCGGCGGCACCTTCTGGCAGGTGTTCCCGATGCGCGGCCTGACTTCGGATAACTTCCAGGACCTGAGCCTCGTCGGCAAGGCGCTCGATTACCTGTGGCACATCGTGCTGCCGGTCACGGCGTCGGTGGTGGGTAACTTCGCCGTGGTCACGATCCTGACCAAAAACACCTTCCTCGAGGAGATTGGCCGGCAATACGTGCTGACCGCTAGAGCCAAAGGGGCGCCGGAGCGCGACGTGCTGTGGAAGCACGTGCTGCGCAACGCTGCGATTCCGCTGCTGACAGGTCTACCCGCCGCTTTCGTGGGCGCCTTCCTGAACGGCAACCTGCTGATCGAAACCCTGTTCTCGCTCGACGGTATGGGCCAACTGTCGTACGACTCCGTGATCCGCCGCGATTACCCGGTCGTCCTCGGTTCGCTCTTCCTGTTCACGCTGATCGGTCTTGTAACCAAACTTATTGCTGACGTCTGCTATGTCCTCGTCGACCCCCGCATCCAATTCAACCGCCTGGGCCGCTGA
- a CDS encoding ABC transporter permease: MSSSTPASNSTAWAADPAAVTLVASVSPWRRTWLRFKSQRLGYWSLVIFATLFVISLFGEVLANDRPLIVRYDGHYYFPIVKDYPETVFGGDFPAGTNYLDPYIRSRFQGNGNFAVYPPNHYHYDTIDYFAAHPYPAPPSSSNWLGTDQFGRDVLSRLLYGFRLSVLMAFALTVSGVAIGVLTGAVQGFYGGRTDLIGQRLIEIWSSMPDLYLLIIFASIFEPTLWLLFILLSMFGWLVLSDYVRAEFLRNRSLDYVKAARTMGLSNWQIMWRHVLPNSLTPVITFLPFRMSAAILSLTSLDFLGLGVPPPTPSLGELLAEGKNNLDAWWISISAFSALVITLLLLTFMGDALRNALDTRMRGSAFGGGK, encoded by the coding sequence ATGTCCTCGTCGACCCCCGCATCCAATTCAACCGCCTGGGCCGCTGATCCGGCGGCGGTCACGCTCGTCGCGTCGGTGTCGCCGTGGCGTCGCACGTGGCTGCGTTTCAAGAGCCAGCGCCTCGGTTACTGGAGCCTGGTGATTTTCGCTACGCTGTTCGTGATCAGCCTGTTCGGCGAAGTGCTCGCCAACGACCGGCCGCTGATCGTGCGCTACGACGGCCATTACTACTTTCCGATCGTGAAGGACTATCCGGAGACGGTGTTCGGCGGCGATTTCCCGGCCGGCACCAACTACCTGGACCCGTATATCCGTTCGCGTTTCCAGGGTAACGGCAACTTCGCGGTCTATCCGCCGAATCACTATCACTACGACACGATCGACTATTTCGCGGCGCATCCGTATCCGGCGCCGCCGTCGTCGAGCAACTGGCTGGGCACCGACCAGTTCGGCCGCGATGTGCTGTCGCGCCTGCTGTACGGCTTCCGCCTGTCGGTGCTGATGGCGTTTGCGTTGACCGTCTCGGGGGTGGCGATCGGCGTGCTGACCGGCGCTGTGCAGGGCTTCTACGGCGGGCGCACCGACCTGATCGGGCAGCGCCTGATCGAAATCTGGAGCTCGATGCCGGACCTGTATCTGCTGATCATCTTCGCGTCGATCTTCGAGCCGACGCTGTGGCTGCTCTTCATCCTGCTGTCGATGTTCGGCTGGCTGGTGCTGTCGGACTACGTGCGCGCCGAATTCCTGCGCAACCGTTCGCTCGACTACGTGAAGGCCGCCCGCACCATGGGCCTGTCGAACTGGCAGATCATGTGGCGTCACGTGTTGCCTAACAGCCTGACTCCGGTGATCACGTTCCTGCCGTTCCGCATGAGCGCGGCTATCCTGTCGCTCACCAGTCTCGACTTCCTCGGCCTCGGTGTCCCGCCGCCGACGCCTAGCCTCGGCGAGCTGCTGGCCGAAGGCAAGAACAACCTGGATGCATGGTGGATTTCGATCTCGGCGTTCTCGGCGCTGGTGATCACCCTGCTGTTGCTGACCTTCATGGGCGACGCATTGCGCAACGCGCTCGACACACGCATGCGCGGCTCGGCATTTGGGGGTGGCAAGTAA